A single region of the Hirundo rustica isolate bHirRus1 chromosome 17, bHirRus1.pri.v3, whole genome shotgun sequence genome encodes:
- the LOC120760699 gene encoding protein DGCR6 yields the protein MARPGGFEAAEQQQQQVLSRQQERHYRLLAELQALVKALPSACQQRLSYTTLSELALALLDGTVFEIVQGLLEIQHLTEKNLYSQRRQLHSEHRGLKQELFHRHKEAQQCCRPHNLPLLRAAQQREMEAMEQQIREEQRMMDEKIVLELDQKVIDQQSTLEKAGVSGFYITTNPQELTLQMNLLELIRKLQQKEAEAEKKFS from the exons ATGGCGCGGCCGGGCGGGTTCGAGGCGgccgagcagcagcagcagcaggtgctgtcCCGGCAGCAGGAGCGGCATTACCGGCTGCTGGCCGAGTTGCAGGCGCTTGTCAAGGCGTTGCCCAG TGCCTGCCAGCAGCGCCTCTCGTACACGACGTTGTCGGAGCTGGCGCTGGCGCTTCTGGACGGGACCGTGTTCGAGATcgtgcaggggctgctggagatCCAACACCTCACCGAGAAGAACCTGTACAGCCAGCGGCGGCAGCTGCACAGCGAGCATCGCG ggctgaaGCAGGAGCTGTTCCACCGGCACAAGGAggcccagcagtgctgcaggccCCACAACTTGCCACTGCTCCGTGCAGCCCAGCAGCGTGAGATGGAG GCTATGGAGCAACAGATCCGAGAGGAGCAGCGAATGATGGATGAAAAGATAGTCTTGGAATTGGACCAAAAAGTAATCGACCAGCAGAGCACCCTGGAGAAGGCTGGGGTGTCTGGCTTCTACATCACCACCAACCCCCAG GAGCTGACTCTACAGATGAATTTGCTGGAGCTGATTCggaagctgcagcagaaggaagCTGAGGCTGAGAAGAAATTTTCCTGA
- the SLC7A4 gene encoding cationic amino acid transporter 4 produces the protein MARWLPRSTDLIRFCQKLNRVKTLEDDMMETSFNRCLSTIDLTLLGIGGMVGSGLYVLTGTVAKEIAGPAVIVSFIIAGFASLLAALCYAEFGARVPKTGSAYMFTYVSVGEIWAFLIGWNVLLEYMIGGAAVARAWSGYLDSIFNHKIKNFTETHVGAWQVPFLARYPDFLAAAILLVATTFISFGAKVSSWLNHVFSAISIGVILFILIMGFVLAQPKNWSTQEGGFAPYGLSGIMAGTATCFYAFVGFDVIAASSEEARNPQRAVPRAIAFSLGLATGAYILVSVVLTLMVPWHTLDPDSALADAFYRRGYAWAGFLVAAGSICAMNTVLLSNLFSLPRIVYAMAEDGLFFQVFSRVHPRTQVPVIGIVVFGLLMALLALVFDLEALVQFLSIGTLLAYTFVAASIIVLRFQQQKGDVPAPVASGQPNPEPHEGPPEGELKEYESFSDKLQLVDRNKSKEQREPGQLKAAFEPYLEFLSDFYPGEVVTVAVVTLMVSAICLCSILVFGNTHLHLPTWSYSLLLVLFSLGFLLSLLLIWAHEQQHSTQTFQIPLVPLSPALSIILNIYLMLKLSYMTWLRFAVWLLLGLLVYFGYGIWHSKENLREPRPQRVSARYVVFPGGSLEERVQAVQPSSQPATGLPDTDTDDCKR, from the exons ATGGCGAGATGGCTGCCCCGCTCTACCGACCTGATCCGCTTCTGCCAGAAGCTCAACCGGGTGAAGACCCTGGAGGACGACATGATGGAGACATCCTTTAACAGATGCCTTTCCACCATCGACTTGACGCTGCTGGGCATTGGGGGCATGGTGGGCTCTGGGCTGTACGTCCTCACGGGCACCGTGGCCAAGGAGATTGCCGGCCCCGCTGTCATCGTCTCCTTCATCATCGCTGGCTTTGCCTCactcctggctgctctctgctACGCCGAGTTTGGAGCCCGCGTCCCCAAGACAGGTTCTGCCTACATGTTCACCTATGTGTCCGTGGGTGAAATCTGGGCTTTCCTCATTGGCTGGAACGTGCTGCTGGAGTACATGATCGGGGGGGCTGCGGTGGCCAGGGCCTGGAGCGGCTATCTGGACTCCATCTTTAACCACAAGATCAAAAACTTCACCGAGACCCATGTGGGTGCCTGGCAGGTGCCATTCCTGGCCCGCTATCCAGActtcctggctgctgccatCCTACTGGTAGCCACCACCTTCATCTCCTTTGGGGCCAAAGTGTCCTCCTGGCTCAACCACGTCTTCTCAGCCATCAGCATAGGGGTCATCCTCTTCATCCTCATTATGGGCTTTGTCCTCGCACAGCCAAAGAACTGGAGCACCCAGGAGGGTGGCTTTGCCCCATACGGGCTGTCGGGCATCATGGCTGGCACAGCCACCTGCTTCTATGCCTTTGTGGGCTTTGATGTCATCGCAGCCTCCAGTGAAGAGGCCAGGAACCCGCAgagggctgtccccagggccatCGCTTTCTCCTTGGGGCTGGCCACCGGCGCCTACATCCTGGTGTCAGTTGTGCTGACGCTGATGGTGCCCTGGCACACACTGGACCCTGACTCTGCCCTGGCTGATGCGTTCTACAGGAGGGGCTACGCCTGGGCAGGGTTTCTGGTGGCTGCTGGCTCCATCTGTG CAATGAACACAGTTCTGTTGAGCAACCTCTTCTCCCTGCCGCGCATCGTCTACGCCATGGCCGAGGATGGGCTCTTCTTTCAGGTGTTCTCCCGAGTGCACCCCCGCACACAGGTGCCCGTCATCGGCATCGTGGTCTTTGGGCTGCTTATGGCCCTGCTGGCCCTTGTCTTTGACCTAGAGGCACTGGTGCAGTTCCTGTCCATCGGCACGCTGCTGGCCTACACCTTCGTGGCTGCCAGTATCATCGTCCTGCgcttccagcagcagaaggggGATGTCCCAGCACCGGTGGCCAGCGGCCAGCCCAACCCTGAACCCCATGAGGGCCCGCCTGAGGGCGAGCTGAAGGAGTACGAGTCTTTCTCTGACAAGCTGCAGCTGGTGGACAGGAACAAGAGCAAAGAGCAGCgggagccagggcagctgaAGGCAGCGTTTGAGCCCTACCTGGAGTTCCTCAGTGACTTCTACCCAGGTGAGGTGGTCACGGTGGCCGTGGTGACCCTGATGGTGTCTGCCATATGCCTTTGCTCCATCTTAGTGTTTGGCAACACCCACCTCCACCTGCCCACCTGGAGCTACTCCCTGCTGTTGGTCCTCTTCAGTCTGGGCTTCCTGCTTAGCCTCCTCCTCAtctgggcacacgagcagcagcacagcacccagACCTTCCAG aTCCCCCTGGTACCCCTATCCCCAGCACTGAGCATCATCCTCAACATCTACCTGATGCTGAAGCTCAGTTACATGACGTGGCTCCGCTTCGCTGTCTGGCTCCTCTTAG GCCTGCTCGTCTACTTTGGCTATGGCATCTGGCACAGCAAGGAGAACCTGCGGGAGCCGCGGCCCCAGCGTGTCAGCGCCCGCTACGTGGTGTTCCCGGgtggcagcctggaggagagggtGCAGGcagtccagcccagctcccagcctgccaCTGGCCTGCCAGACACTGACACCGATGACTGCAAGAGATGA